In Aquila chrysaetos chrysaetos chromosome 2, bAquChr1.4, whole genome shotgun sequence, the following are encoded in one genomic region:
- the WDR89 gene encoding WD repeat-containing protein 89 isoform X1, with protein sequence MRYLSARFLTTLGTAFEMTAVEKIEEQLASLRIAKRSTLSEEPAYLLDIDVSKPAQSESSRFVAVSCSNKSIRVYNRETLNFLREYSSRPGILNGVRFAHACDSIVFSACSDGTVKCWDIRVATQKAVQVFSGYPSNVFISFDINCSDLIICAGTEKVEKDTFLVFWDARGITDCASATKEPLGVYSESHNDDITKICFHPIEPNLVVSGSTDGLVNVFDINKDNEDDALISTCNSDSSVSFIGWSGKDYKQVYCMTHDEGFCWWDIAQLDTEEPITLLHVLDVRDTVCIENDSLHYLVGGLYHEKADKLFLIGGTSTGNIHLISCSTEGLSLVGTLCGGHSATVRSFCWNLTDESLLTGGEDAQLLLWKPGAVERSLAKKASMKIASSVQKRVRVHNSSLKSRKK encoded by the exons ATGCGTTATCTCTCTGCAAG gTTTCTGACAACGTTAGGAACAGCATTTGAAATGACTGCAGTAGAGAAGATTGAGGAGCAGCTTGCTAGTCTGCGCATAGCAAAACGTTCTACACTAAGTGAGGAACCTGCTTACTTACTGGATATAGACGTTTCCAAACCTGCTCAATCTGAAAGCAGTCGCTTTGTGGCAGTTTCGTGTTCCAATAAGTCAATTAGGGTATATAACAGGGAAACATTAAACTTCCTGCGGGAGTACAGTAGCCGTCCTGGGATACTTAATGGAGTCAGATTTGCACACGCATGTGACAGCATAGTGTTTTCCGCATGCAGTGACGGTACAGTAAAATGTTGGGACATTCGTGTAGCAACTCAGAAAGCCGTGCAGGTATTTAGTGGCTATCCTTCCAATGTTTTCATCAGTTTTGATATCAACTGCAGTGATCTAATAATTTGTGCTGGAACAGAAAAAGTTGAAAAGGACACGTTTCTGGTGTTCTGGGATGCAAGAGGCATTACAGACTGTGCCAGCGCAACTAAAGAACCCTTGGGAGTCTATTCTGAAAGTCACAATGATGATATcactaaaatttgttttcatcctATCGAACCCAACTTGGTAGTTTCCGGGTCAACTGATGGGTTGGTTAATGTGTTTGACATTAACAAGGATAATGAAGATGATGCTTTGATATCAACTTGCAATTCAGATTCATCAGTAAGTTTTATTGGCTGGTCTGGGAAAGATTATAAACAGGTCTACTGCATGACACACGATGAGGGATTTTGTTGGTGGGACATTGCTCAGTTAGATACCGAAGAACCAATAACACTATTGCATGTTCTGGATGTCAGAGACACAGTCTGCATTGAAAACGACAGCTTACATTACCTGGTAGGTGGCTTGTACCATGAAAAGGCAGACAAACTCTTTCTTATTGGGGGAACGTCCACAGGAAACATTCACCTAAtcagctgcagcactgaggGACTGAGCCTGGTGGGTACCCTTTGCGGAGGACACTCTGCCACTGTTCGCTCTTTCTGCTGGAACCTGACAGATGAGTCTCTGTTGACGGGTGGAGAGGATGCTCAGCTGTTGCTATGGAAACCCGGAGCTGTGGAAAGGTCCCTCGCAAAGAAAGCGTCTATGAAGATTGCTTCTTCTGTGCAGAAGAGAGTAAGGGTTCACAACAGCTCcctcaaaagcaggaaaaagtaa
- the WDR89 gene encoding WD repeat-containing protein 89 isoform X2, giving the protein MTAVEKIEEQLASLRIAKRSTLSEEPAYLLDIDVSKPAQSESSRFVAVSCSNKSIRVYNRETLNFLREYSSRPGILNGVRFAHACDSIVFSACSDGTVKCWDIRVATQKAVQVFSGYPSNVFISFDINCSDLIICAGTEKVEKDTFLVFWDARGITDCASATKEPLGVYSESHNDDITKICFHPIEPNLVVSGSTDGLVNVFDINKDNEDDALISTCNSDSSVSFIGWSGKDYKQVYCMTHDEGFCWWDIAQLDTEEPITLLHVLDVRDTVCIENDSLHYLVGGLYHEKADKLFLIGGTSTGNIHLISCSTEGLSLVGTLCGGHSATVRSFCWNLTDESLLTGGEDAQLLLWKPGAVERSLAKKASMKIASSVQKRVRVHNSSLKSRKK; this is encoded by the coding sequence ATGACTGCAGTAGAGAAGATTGAGGAGCAGCTTGCTAGTCTGCGCATAGCAAAACGTTCTACACTAAGTGAGGAACCTGCTTACTTACTGGATATAGACGTTTCCAAACCTGCTCAATCTGAAAGCAGTCGCTTTGTGGCAGTTTCGTGTTCCAATAAGTCAATTAGGGTATATAACAGGGAAACATTAAACTTCCTGCGGGAGTACAGTAGCCGTCCTGGGATACTTAATGGAGTCAGATTTGCACACGCATGTGACAGCATAGTGTTTTCCGCATGCAGTGACGGTACAGTAAAATGTTGGGACATTCGTGTAGCAACTCAGAAAGCCGTGCAGGTATTTAGTGGCTATCCTTCCAATGTTTTCATCAGTTTTGATATCAACTGCAGTGATCTAATAATTTGTGCTGGAACAGAAAAAGTTGAAAAGGACACGTTTCTGGTGTTCTGGGATGCAAGAGGCATTACAGACTGTGCCAGCGCAACTAAAGAACCCTTGGGAGTCTATTCTGAAAGTCACAATGATGATATcactaaaatttgttttcatcctATCGAACCCAACTTGGTAGTTTCCGGGTCAACTGATGGGTTGGTTAATGTGTTTGACATTAACAAGGATAATGAAGATGATGCTTTGATATCAACTTGCAATTCAGATTCATCAGTAAGTTTTATTGGCTGGTCTGGGAAAGATTATAAACAGGTCTACTGCATGACACACGATGAGGGATTTTGTTGGTGGGACATTGCTCAGTTAGATACCGAAGAACCAATAACACTATTGCATGTTCTGGATGTCAGAGACACAGTCTGCATTGAAAACGACAGCTTACATTACCTGGTAGGTGGCTTGTACCATGAAAAGGCAGACAAACTCTTTCTTATTGGGGGAACGTCCACAGGAAACATTCACCTAAtcagctgcagcactgaggGACTGAGCCTGGTGGGTACCCTTTGCGGAGGACACTCTGCCACTGTTCGCTCTTTCTGCTGGAACCTGACAGATGAGTCTCTGTTGACGGGTGGAGAGGATGCTCAGCTGTTGCTATGGAAACCCGGAGCTGTGGAAAGGTCCCTCGCAAAGAAAGCGTCTATGAAGATTGCTTCTTCTGTGCAGAAGAGAGTAAGGGTTCACAACAGCTCcctcaaaagcaggaaaaagtaa